A genomic stretch from Perognathus longimembris pacificus isolate PPM17 chromosome 5, ASM2315922v1, whole genome shotgun sequence includes:
- the Slc35a5 gene encoding probable UDP-sugar transporter protein SLC35A5 isoform X3, with product MAVIFSNFSIITTALLFRIVLKRHLSWIQWASLLILFLSIVALTTGTKTSQNNLTGHGFHHDAFFSPSNSCLHFQNECSREDNCTAKEWTFPEAKWNTTARVFGHIRLGLGHVLIIVQCFVSSMANIYNEKILKEGSQLTESIFIQNSKLYFFGIVFNGLTLGLQSSNRDQIKSCGFFYGHNAFSVALIFVTACQGLAVAFILKFLDNMFHVLMAQVTTVIITAVSVLVFDFRPSLEFFLEAPSALLSIFIYNASKSQNLEYAPRQERIRDLSGNLWERSSGDGEELERLTKPKSDESDEDTF from the exons ATGGCTGTTATCTTCTCAAATTTTAGCATTATAACAACAGCTCTTCTATTCAGGATAGTGCTCAA GCGGCATCTAAGCTGGATACAGTGGGCATCCCTTCTGATTCTGTTTTTGTCTATTGTGGCCCTCACTACCGGGACTAAAACTTCACAGAATAACCTGACAGGACATGGATTTCATCACGATGCCTTTTTCAGCCCATCCAACTCCTGTCTTCATTTCCAAAATGAATGTTCCAGGGAAGATAATTGCACAGCAAAGGAGTGGacttttcctgaagctaaatggaACACTACAGCCAGAGTTTTCGGTCATATCCGTTTGGGCTTGGGCCATGTTCTCATTATAGTACAATGCTTTGTTTCTTCAATGGCCAATATCTATAATGAAAAGATACTGAAGGAAGGGAGCCAGCTCACTGAAAGCATCTTCATACAGAACAGCAAACTCTATTTCTTTGGCATTGTATTTAATGGGCTGACATTAGGCCTTCAGAGCAGCAACCGGGATCAGATTAAGAGCTGTGGTTTTTTTTATGGCCACAATGCATTTTCAGTAGCCCTTATTTTTGTAACTGCATGCCAGGGCCTTGCAGTGGCTTTCATCCTGAAGTTCCTGGATAACATGTTCCATGTCTTGATGGCCCAGGTCACCACTGTCATCATCACAGCCGTGTCCGTCCTGGTCTTTGACTTCAGGCCCTCCCTCGAGTTTTTCTTGGAAGCCccatctgcccttctctccatatttatttataatgccAGCAAGTCTCAAAATCTAGAATATGCACCTAGGCAAGAAAGGATCCGAGATCTAAGTGGCAATCTTTGGGAGCGTTCCAGTGGG gatgGAGAGGAACTGGAAAGACTTACCAAACCCAAAAGTGATGAATCAGATGAAGATACTTTCTAA